From the genome of Alteromonas stellipolaris:
GCCCTCCTCGTCCTGAAGGCGCGCCCGATGGAAAAAGTGGCCCACCAGGAGGCCCTAGGGGCAATGGTGGCCCACCCTCACCGGCTAAAAACAGCAGTGAGCTCGTGATTGTGGAACGCTTCTCTCTAAACGAAGACGGTACGGTATTAAAGCGTGAATATACCATTACCGACCCGCTTTATCTTAAAGCACCGATGACAGGTTCAGATGAAGTAACCTTTACACAAGACAGCTATCAGCCCTATGACTGTGACGACCTTACTGCCGAACGAGGCTCAGGCAATCTTGACCCCAGCGCCACAACACCTGACAACGAAGCTACAGGTAACGGAGTTTCGGGTGATGGCGTTTCAAAAAGCGGAGATTTAAAAAGCGGCAACGTAATCAGTCAATCTGTAATGAGCACGCTTTACAAGCTTGAAGATTCAAAGGTAGGTCAAACCATATCAAGTACACAGTGGGGCTACCCTATTGTGCTGTCCTTACACGCAATAGGCATGGCTACCATGGTGGGCATAGCGTTAATGTTAACCCTTCGCGTGCTAGGCTTCGCTTCAGTCATTCCGGTTACTGCAATGGCAAGCTACTGGAATGTTGCTTTAGTTGGGTTTGGCATCAATTTAGTTTCAGGGATGGCGCTATTTTGTGGAAATGCATCAGAGCTTTATTTCAACTGGGCATTTCGCATTAAAATTCTATTGGTTATTGCTGGCCTTGTACTTACTTGGCGGTTAGTCGCCATTTGTATTAAACAGGCTGATATTGTGTCGACTAAGCACAAAAAGCTTTCCGCTATTGCCATGGTCAGTTGGGTGGCCGCTATAATTGCTGGCCGTTTAATTGGCTATATGTCTTAAGGAGGTTACCTATGAATTCATTACTTTCGTGGGTTATCGACACCCTTAATGCTAGCCCTGTCAGCGGTTTTGTTATGGACAATGCCGTCGTGTTCCCAGTCTTAGAAATGGCACATTTTTTAGGGCTATGTTTACTTTTTGGTTCGCTGCTTGTAGTTGATTTACGAATGGTGGGCTTTGCTAAGGCAGTGCCTATCAAGCAGGTAGACGTGTTTTTACGTTGGGCGTTAATCGGTTTCGCTATCAATATGATTTCGGGTTTGCTTTTTGTTATAGGCGACTCTGACAGATACCTTGTGAATATTGCGTTTGGGGCAAAAATGGCCTGCATTGTATTGGCGGGCATTAACACCTTGTACTTTATAAAATGTATTAAACCGCAAATGGCTAGTATGCCCTTGTCTGCTCGTGCCTTAAATACACCAGCTCAATTAGGTAAAAATGCCTATGTGGTAGCCTGGTTGTCACTGTTATTGTGGACCTGCGTTATTATTTTAGGGCGCTTCATCCCTTATGTGGAAACTCCCTAATTGACGAGGTTGATGTGTGCACGGGCTCTGTCAGCTTTTCTTTTAGCTGGGCTTTTAGCTGGACTGTTAGCTTCGCCGGGGGTATTCGCCCATGGTGTAGCACAACAAGATCAAGGCTTTATAGCCAATGCCTTCGGTGTTCACGTTTGGCCTTTTATGTATTTGGGCGCCAAACATATGGTAACTGGCTACGACCACCTGCTTTATCTTGTGGGGGTCATTTTCTTCTTATCGAAATTTCGCGATATAGCCATATTTGTCAGCCTTTTTGCTTTAGGGCACTCCATAACACTGCTGGTTGGCGTGCTGTCTGGCCTTCACGTAAACCCCTATCTTATTGATGCCATCATTGGTTTGTCTATTTGTTATAAAGCTCTAGAAAACCTAAGCGAGTTTCGCTTTTTAAACCCTAAAATAGCCGTATTTGGTTTTGGGTTAGCCCATGGTTTTGGGCTTTCAAGTAAATTACAAGACTTAACGCTGTCAGCGAACGGACTATTACCTAACATGCTGGCATTTAACTTGGGTGTCGAAATTGGCCAATTGTTGGCTCTTGTAATTTTGCTTAGTAGCTTATCTTGGTTACGTAAGCAGCCTCACTACCTAGCTATTTCAAACACTGTAAATATAGGGCTATTTGGAGCTGGGCTTGTATTGTTCGGCATGCACATTCCGGCTATTTGTTGCGCTGACATGTAAGAGACATGCTTGAGATATTTATTGGGTAACGCATTTAAGTAATGCATTTGGGGAAAGCCAATAGCATAAAAGATGCCCTGAAAAATGCTTAAAAAACAGTACAGATAACGACAAAAGAAAGCATTAATAGTACGGCGAGAAAAAAACGCAGTGAAGGAAAAATAAATAATGACATTGTTGAACAAAATAATACTCACCACCGTCGCCGCTGGCGCTATTTTAGTGGTGGCTATTTTGCCCGCAGAATATGGCATCGACCCTACAGGTTTAGGCAGTACACTCGGCCTTGTGAACATCGCTAAAAATGATGCGACAGAAACTGAGCTTTCACAAGAAAAAAACACTAATCGTTTTGATGCACAAGACTTAACGTTGTCATTTAACATTGGCGAATACGATCCCACCCCCGAGCGCATAAACGAGTCGGTACAGGGGCTTATTCACCTTGAAGATACACCGTTTAAATCAGAAACCTTTGATATTGAAATTGAAGACTACGGCGAAATAGAACATAAATTCATTATGCCCGCTGATAGTACATTCGTGTATAGCTGGGAAGTACTCAATCCTAGTGGCGAAGGCGTGTATTACGATTTTCATGGCCACCCCTCAAGCCAAGACGCTACGAACTACCCTGAAGGGTTTGAAATGGCCTACGCCAGAGGTGAAGGTACTACCCAAAGCGGCGCTTTCACAACGCCTTTTGCAGGCTATCATGGCTTTTACTTTATGAATATTGAACAAGGGCCTATTACCGTTAGGGTTACGGTAAGCGGCTACTGGAAAGAACATAAAGAAATGTTTCGTGCGGTAGATGGCAAAGTGATAACCAAAGTCCCTTTTTAGATAGTGCCTTTTAGATAGTGCGTTTTAGATTCAGTGCTCCTGCCCTTCGCCACGAAAACCATGCTAACCATGCTAACCAGCACAGGTTACATCAATGTAGATATCAACGATTTTAGCCACATTCTATCACTTGAAGGTGATACCGCCCTTGGCGTTGGCGTGGCTCAAAGTGATGAAACGCTTTGTGATGCGTTAATTCATGCTTTGAAAAATCCATTAGTGCAAACCAACCACATTAGAGGCACACAAGGCGTACTAATTTTCGCTGAAATGCGCTCAAAGTCATCGACCTAATATTGGAATCGCTTTTCAGCATAAATAACACATGCGACAAAAAGTGTCGCACTAGATTACATCTGTGTGCTTCAAAGAGATACACAAACCTAGCAGTAGACAATATACGCATAGTATTACATTATGTAGCATTACATATACTCTATGGATTAATTATGGGAATAGTTAAAATATCTGATGCTTTGCACGAAGAGGTGCGTAAAACCAGCGCGGTTATGGAACGCTCTATTAATTCGCAAGCAGAATTTTGGATGAAAGTCGGTAGGTTAGCAGAGCAAAACCCAAAATTATCTTACGAACAGATCATTGATTTGGAGATGCGTTCTCAAAATGTATTTTCAGTAAGGTTAGTCAGTGAATAACCTTGTAAAATCGCCAAGTGAAATTTCACTCATGCGTGAATCTGGCAAATTACTGGCAAAGGTTTTCAGCGAACTCGATAGTTTTATTGCCCCGGGTATTACCACGCTTGAAATTGATAGCTTTGTAGAGCGGTACATTGTTGATTGCCTTAATGCGAGACCCGCAAGTAAAGGGCAATACGGGTATCAATTTGTGCTTAATAGCTCTGTGAATGACGTAGTTTGTCATGGCGTTCCTTCTGCTGCCAAAAAGCTCAAGAATGGCGATATCGTCAACATAGATATTACCCTTGAAAAAAATGGTTACATTGCGGATAGCAGCAAGATGTACGCTATCGGCACTGTTTCACCCATAGCGAGTAAATTAGTTGATGTAACGTATGAAGCAATGTGGAAAGGCATAAACACCGTTAAGCACGGCTCGACAATTGGTGATATTGGCTTTGCTATTCAACAGCATGCGCAGAAACATGGTTATAGTGTTGTTCGCGATTATTGTGGCCACGGCATTGGAAAGGAAATGCATGAAGAGCCTCAAATTCTCCATGTAGGTAGCGCGGGAACTGGGCTGAAATTGGAAGCAGGCATGACATTCACAATAGAGCCCATGATTAATCAAGGAACTTATAAAACGAAGCTCAAAAAAGACGGTTGGACCGTTGTGACAAGAGATAAGAAGCTATCTGCTCAATGGGAACACACGGTCTTGGTAACAGCGACAGGCGCAGAAGTACTAACGTTAAGGGCTTCTGAACGCTAATAAATAGCTAGCCTTTAATGAATAGCGGAAATGTCTTAAAACTCACGCCTTCATGGCCCGACTTCATAAAATTACGAATATTCGCGTGATCATCACCATCAGGATTCTTTAAAACGTCATCGCGATAGAAGCCACCAAACAACGCTAACGTTTGCCCTTGGGTAAGCTGAAGATACTGTCCTAACGCAAGTAACTTGCACGAACCATTGTTTTGGTTAGCATCGTTGCTTACTTCGCCATTGATAAAAGCCGTTGGCGTGAAAGTAAAGGCATTATCGATAAGCGCAATAACATCAGCAAACTCAACGCTTTCAGGAGAGTCATTAAGGTGCTTTGTTAGTGCATGAACATCGTTGTATTTCATAAGAAAATTCCGTATCTGAACTGAAAAAAGAGAGTTAAAATCGCATTTATAGGGTTGAGTTAGTCTGATCGCCACCGAACACTACTTGATTACGGCCATTCTCTTTGGCTTGTAGCAGCGCTTTATCGGCTCTATCGATAATAGATTCCGCTTTGCTGTCGGTCGACGCTAAGGTAGCGACACCTAAACTAACGGTAACTTGGAGCACCTGTGATGTGTTATCCAAGACAATCTCCAGCTTACTCACTGCCGCTCTTACCCGCTCGGCAATGATCTGTGCTTGTTGGCATGAAGTACTGGGCAAAATAGCAATAAACTCCTCGCCGCCAAAACGACCCAGGGTGTCATAATCCCGCAAGGTAACTTGAATGGTGTCGGCAATCGCTTTGATAACCGTATCTCCCACTAAGTGGCCATAGGTGTCATTGACTCGCTTAAATTTATCAACATCGACCATAATGATGCTGAGTGTGCCTTGTGACCGCAACGAACGGTTGTATTCACATTCCAGTTGCTCGAATACTTTACGCCTATTATATAAACCGGATAACGGATCTAAACTAACTAGGTTGATCAGTTGCTTGTTCTTCTCTGACAGTTTTTGATTGACACCTTTTATTGTGTCATACCAGGAAATCATAGCTCGGTAACCTAAATAAGATAGCGCCAATATCACCGCGAGTAAGATGAAAAGCGGATATGACAAACTATCTACGGTGTTTTGTGCTTGCATTAAACTCATAGTTTGGCCGCTTGCCCAGTCGATAGAGGCCATTTGTTGCAGGCTGATATAGCGTCCAGCACCAACAAAGCACAGTACTACGATAATAAAGCCACTTATCATCGCAATAATGGAGCCTTTGGCATTGTTCAACTTGAGACTACTGTTTTTAACCTCGGCTAACTGCCGCTGCACCGCAGGACCAAAAAAGTACAAAATTGGGGCGACTATCAGGCAGCTTTGCAGCCAGCCGCCAAACCACCAGCCTAACCATACAGGGTAAGCGACATTTAACCCTACATTATTGGTTAAAGCCCAGATAAATGCGCCGATAGAGCCGGCCAATGACGCCACCAAGGCAATCATGAAAAAGCCCACCAAAGACTCTAGGTTATTCAAATCTTTGCTTATCGGAGTTGTCCGGTAAAACATGGCGTACATCGCCAGACCAATTGGATTAGCGAATGCAAAAACAACAATCCACTCTATCGGCATACCGCCAAAAAGCGCTACGCAAAATGTGGAGAAATAAGCGGGTATGGCAGCCCACAAAAAGCCAAACCACATTACTAAGGGTACACAAAACAACATAGGAATATAAATGGTAAGGTAAATAGAGGTCGTACCTAGGTCGACCGCAATACCTGTCCATTCAAAGACTCTGGTTAAGATACCAGAGGGTATGATAATTACACATAGCGCTAACCACAGCAGCAGCACTGCTCGTGGCTTTGAACCGGCCCGCCACATGGTAAGAGGTGAGAACCTGATAAAAGTATTACCAAGTGGGAGATTAATGCGTGAACTTTCATCACTAATATCGGGGGTTTCCAACAATGGGATCGCCTTAAGAATACTTTACGAAGAGACCTTACCCCATCTGCTGACGTTGCGGATACACCAGCCAACTAGATGCGCTTGCTAAGCTCTTTAACATAACCCGAAATCAATAAAAATACCACCTGCGACATCTTTCAAAAAATGATTAATTGAGCCTTAGCGTACAGCCACGCCCAACTGCAATGCAGCTGCAACGTCAAATACTCATCGCAGTTTAAAGCAACGA
Proteins encoded in this window:
- a CDS encoding HopJ type III effector protein, which encodes MKYNDVHALTKHLNDSPESVEFADVIALIDNAFTFTPTAFINGEVSNDANQNNGSCKLLALGQYLQLTQGQTLALFGGFYRDDVLKNPDGDDHANIRNFMKSGHEGVSFKTFPLFIKG
- a CDS encoding ParD-like family protein, giving the protein MGIVKISDALHEEVRKTSAVMERSINSQAEFWMKVGRLAEQNPKLSYEQIIDLEMRSQNVFSVRLVSE
- the map gene encoding type I methionyl aminopeptidase is translated as MNNLVKSPSEISLMRESGKLLAKVFSELDSFIAPGITTLEIDSFVERYIVDCLNARPASKGQYGYQFVLNSSVNDVVCHGVPSAAKKLKNGDIVNIDITLEKNGYIADSSKMYAIGTVSPIASKLVDVTYEAMWKGINTVKHGSTIGDIGFAIQQHAQKHGYSVVRDYCGHGIGKEMHEEPQILHVGSAGTGLKLEAGMTFTIEPMINQGTYKTKLKKDGWTVVTRDKKLSAQWEHTVLVTATGAEVLTLRASER
- a CDS encoding HupE/UreJ family protein translates to MCARALSAFLLAGLLAGLLASPGVFAHGVAQQDQGFIANAFGVHVWPFMYLGAKHMVTGYDHLLYLVGVIFFLSKFRDIAIFVSLFALGHSITLLVGVLSGLHVNPYLIDAIIGLSICYKALENLSEFRFLNPKIAVFGFGLAHGFGLSSKLQDLTLSANGLLPNMLAFNLGVEIGQLLALVILLSSLSWLRKQPHYLAISNTVNIGLFGAGLVLFGMHIPAICCADM
- a CDS encoding GGDEF domain-containing protein, with product MLETPDISDESSRINLPLGNTFIRFSPLTMWRAGSKPRAVLLLWLALCVIIIPSGILTRVFEWTGIAVDLGTTSIYLTIYIPMLFCVPLVMWFGFLWAAIPAYFSTFCVALFGGMPIEWIVVFAFANPIGLAMYAMFYRTTPISKDLNNLESLVGFFMIALVASLAGSIGAFIWALTNNVGLNVAYPVWLGWWFGGWLQSCLIVAPILYFFGPAVQRQLAEVKNSSLKLNNAKGSIIAMISGFIIVVLCFVGAGRYISLQQMASIDWASGQTMSLMQAQNTVDSLSYPLFILLAVILALSYLGYRAMISWYDTIKGVNQKLSEKNKQLINLVSLDPLSGLYNRRKVFEQLECEYNRSLRSQGTLSIIMVDVDKFKRVNDTYGHLVGDTVIKAIADTIQVTLRDYDTLGRFGGEEFIAILPSTSCQQAQIIAERVRAAVSKLEIVLDNTSQVLQVTVSLGVATLASTDSKAESIIDRADKALLQAKENGRNQVVFGGDQTNSTL